The following coding sequences are from one Hippopotamus amphibius kiboko isolate mHipAmp2 chromosome 9, mHipAmp2.hap2, whole genome shotgun sequence window:
- the LOC130829140 gene encoding uroplakin-3b-like protein 1 — translation MGLGREPSPLRAPLLLLLLTCVQLGMSPERISYVPQLSGTTLAGRLTQSTFTLEQPWGQFSHLNISDVDTIWLVVAHGDATWNFTAPKRVEDTPVPADFPRRGYYLTLRANRALYPGGEPSNQLRVLRVGNDTSCSPMTRGCNHPLPGPGPYRVKFLVMSDRGPVAETEWSRETRLQQAEALQAAPGPQTAGTVVIIAVLSVLLAILLTALLTLLIYTCYNTCRSTAISGPGELVCVRRYNTHHMFSPPAEGGS, via the exons ATGGGGCTTGGCCGGGAACCGTCTCCGCTGCGGGCAccgttgctgctgctgctgctgacctGCGTCCAGCTGGGGATGAGCCCGG AGCGCATCAGCTACGTGCCCCAGCTCTCAGGCACCACCCTGGCAGGGAGACTCACCCAGTCCACCTTCACGCTGGAGCAGCCGTGGGGCCAGTTCAGTCACCTCAACATCTCTGACGTTGACACCATCTGGCTGGTGGTGGCTCATGGCGATG CCACCTGGAACTTCACTGCCCCGAAGAGGGTGGAGGACACCCCAGTCCCTGCTGACTTCCCCCGGAGGGGCTACTACCTCACGCTGCGGGCCAACCGCGCACTCTACCCTGGCGGTGAGCCCAGCAACCAGCTCCGGGTCCTCCGTGTTGGCAACGATACCAGCTGCTCCCCGATGACAAGGGGCTGCAACCACCCCCTGCCGGGCCCGGGCCCCTACCG AGTGAAGTTCCTGGTGATGAGTGACAGGGGACCCGTGGCTGAGACAGAGTGGTCCAGGGAGACCCGCCTGCAGCAAG CCGAGGCACTGCAGGCTGCCCCAGGGCCCCAGACCGCAGGCACCGTGGTCATCATTGCCGTCCTGTCGGTCCTGCTGGCCATCCTCCTCACTGCCCTCCTCACCCTGCTCATCTACACCTG CTACAACACCTGCAGGAGCACGGCCATCTCAGGCCCAGGGGAGCTGGTGTGCGTGAGAAGATATAACACCCACCACATGTTCAGCCCTCCAGCCGAGGGGGGCTCCTGA
- the UPK3B gene encoding uroplakin-3b has protein sequence MGALQATMGLPWRQPRPWPLLLVVLVCPQACMSLDLIPYTPRITAWDLEGKVTATTFSLEQPRCVLDEHARAADTIWLVVAFSNASRGFQNPQTLAEIPASPQLLRDGHYMTLPLTLDQLPCEDPVGGGRGAPVLRVGNDAGCLADLHQPRYCNAPLPGPGPYRVKFLLMDSRGSPQAETRWSDPIALHQGKPPGSIDTWPGRRSGDMVVITSILSSLAGLLLLAFLAASSMRFSSLWWPEEAPEQLRIGSFMGKRYMTHHIPPSEAATLPVGCEPGLEPLSSLSP, from the exons ATGGGTGCTCTACAGGCCACCATGGGGCTCCCCTGGAGACAGCCTCGCCCTTGGCCTCTGCTCCTTGTGGTGCTGGTCTGCCCCCAGGCCTGCATGAGCCTGG ACCTCATCCCCTACACACCGCGGATAACAGCCTGGGACCTGGAAGGGAAGGTCACGGCCACCACGTTCTCCCTGGAGCAGCCCCGCTGTGTCCTGGACGAGCATGCCAGGGCTGCCGACACCATCTGGCTGGTGGTGGCCTTCAGCAACG CCTCCAGGGGCTTCCAGAACCCCCAGACACTGGCTGAGATCCCAGCCTCCCCACAGCTGCTGAGGGATGGCCATTATATGACGCTGCCCCTGACTCTGGACCAGCTGCCCTGTGAGGACCCAGTGGGTGGCGGCAGGGGCGCCCCGGTGCTTAGGGTCGGCAATGATGCCGGCTGCCTTGCTGACCTCCATCAGCCACGCTACTGCAAcgcccccctccccggccctggACCTTACAG GGTGAAATTCCTCCTGATGGACTCCAGGGGCTCACCCCAGGCGGAGACAAGGTGGTCCGACCCCATCGCTCTCCACCAAG GGAAGCCCCCAGGCTCCATCGACACGTGGCCAGGGCGACGAAGTGGTGACATGGTCGTCATCACCTCCATCCTCTCCTCTCTGGCCGGCCTCCTGCTCCTGGCCTTCCTGGCAGCTTCCAGCATGCGCTT CTCCAGCCTGTGGTGGCCGGAGGAGGCTCCGGAGCAGCTGCGGATCGGCTCCTTCATGGGGAAGCGCTACATGACCCACCACATCCCACCCAGCGAGGCTGCCACCCTGCCCGTGGGCTGCGAGCCTGGCCTGGAACCGCTCTCCAGCCTCAGCCCCTAG